A genome region from Coffea arabica cultivar ET-39 chromosome 7e, Coffea Arabica ET-39 HiFi, whole genome shotgun sequence includes the following:
- the LOC113701730 gene encoding protein CROWDED NUCLEI 4, whose translation MASPLSERLALTPKTQVTTLMTPFTVPDSGGRVFRTPLTDEAIWKRLKEAGFDEESIKRRDKAALIANIARLEAEKYDIEHHMGLILLERKEWVSKYDQLKAAADAAELNYKREQAARASDLAEAKKREDALKKALGVEKECVANIEKALHEMRAESAEAKVAAESKLAEARSVTEDAQKKLTEVQAKLCAAESLEAEASRYHRAAERKLREVEEREDDLRRRILSFKSECDNKENEIHSERQSLRERQKVLQQSQDRLLDGQSLLNQREEYVFNRSQELTRLEKQLEASKLDVENERKVLFEKKQDLDLLQTSLSAREEAVISKECELTKKEEELLILQGKLANKEFDGVQQAVDDREAAWNVQKSAFEAEMEMTRKLVEEEIESKRRTWELREIDMKQKEELVKDKEHDLEIQAKAIVEKEKDLEERLHSLEEKEKNLVAAEGEVELTKSLLEKDKEEINQIKLDLQKSLDSLEEKKKQICYAEEKMEAMTSETNDLLVLEKRLKDEIDMITAQKLELEAEADQLKAEKAKFETEWELIDEKRGELRKEEERVAEERLAIYKFLKDERNNLKLEKDAIRDQYKRDLESLSCDRQTFMSELECERSEWFNKIQKERTEILRDIEVQKNELVNRVEKRREEIESYLKERMEVFDEEKKKELQEIASLRETVQKEMEFVNSEMKRLDTEKKEIQLDREKRDEEWAELNRSIEELKLQREKLEKQRELLHADRGEILAQIEELKKLEDLKVIPDRITPRKVPAKNKIDSNGTAHNSGRSDTGPSALSAPLSWLKRCADTLLEQTPSSKKRRQEKDVALDSFSPSALSKEANAAEAVNAAKPINQTPVGAEETTVYIDKIITIREVTSVDVGRASGDSQEFVPQESDDILDNNNGLKSNDNINLETEARVAR comes from the exons ATGGCGAGTCCTCTGTCAGAGAGATTAGCACTGACACCAAAGACTCAGGTGACTACTCTGATGACGCCATTTACTGTGCCGGATTCTGGTGGTAGAGTTTTCAGGACGCCGTTGACTGATGAAGCCATATGGAAGCGACTTAAAGAGGCTGGTTTCGATGAAGAGTCTATCAAACGGAGGGACAAGGCTGCTCTTATCGCCAATATTGCCCGCCTTGAAGCTGAg AAATACGATATTGAACATCATATGGGTCTTATCCtcttggaaagaaaagagtggGTTTCAAAGTATGATCAATTGAAAGCTGCTGCTGATGCTGCTGAGTTGAACTATAAGCGTGAACAGGCTGCACGTGCGTCTGATTTGGCTGAAGCAAAGAAGCGAGAAGATGCTCTTAAGAAAGCTCTTGGTGTTGAGAAAGAATGTGTTGCAAAT ATTGAGAAAGCACTGCATGAGATGAGAGCAGAGTCTGCTGAGGCAAAAGTTGCAGCTGAGAGTAAATTGGCTGAAGCACGAAGTGTGACAGAGGATGCTCAGAAGAAATTAACTGAGGTTCAGGCAAAACTCTGTGCAGCAGAATCATTGGAAGCAGAAGCTAGTCGATATCACCGAGCTGCTGAAAGAAAGCTACGTGAAGTTGAAGAACGTGAAGATGACCTTAGAAGGCGGATCTTGTCATTCAAATCTGA GTGTGACAACAAAGAGAATGAAATCCACTCTGAGAGGCAATCTTTACGTGAAAGGCAAAAAGTTTTGCAGCAGTCTCAAGACAGATTGCTTGATGGGCAATCTTTACTTAACCAAAGGGAGGAGTACGTTTTTAACAGATCTCAAGAATTAACCAGGCTTGAGAAGCAATTGGAAGCTTCAAAGTTGGATGTAGAGAACGAGCGCAAagttctttttgagaaaaaacaAGATTTGGATCTTTTACAAACGTCCTTGTCAGCAAGAGAGGAG GCTGTTATCAGCAAGGAGTGTGAACTTACAAAGAAAGAGGAAGAGCTGCTTATTCTACAAGGGAAATTAGCTAACAAAGAGTTT GATGGGGTTCAACAAGCAGTAGATGATCGTGAAGCTGCATGGAATGTACAAAAGTCTGCTTTTGAGGCAGAGATGGAAATGACACGCAAATTggtggaagaagaaattgaatccAAGAGGCGGACTTGGGAGTTGAGGGAAATCGATATGAAGCAAAAGGAGGAGCTTGTGAAGGATAAAGAGCATGATTTAGAGATTCAAGCAAAAGCAATTGTGGAAAAGGAGAAAGATTTGGAAGAAAGGCTTCATTCacttgaagaaaaagaaaaaaaccttGTTGCTGCTGAGGGAGAGGTGGAGTTGACTAAGTCCCTGCTGGAGAAAGATAAAGAAGAGATCAACCAAATAAAGCTTGACCTCCAAAAGTCTTTGGATTCTTTGgaggagaaaaagaaacaaatatgtTATGCTGAAGAGAAAATGGAGGCAATGACAAGTGAAACAAATGATTTACTGGTTCTAGAAAAAAGATTGAAGGACGAGATTGACATGATCACAGCACAGAAGCTGGAGCTTGAGGCTGAAGCAGATCAGCTGAAAGCAGAGAAAGCAAAGTTTGAGACTGAATGGGAATTAATTGATGAGAAAAGAGGTGAGCtcagaaaagaagaagaacgtGTTGCTGAAGAGAGGTTAGCCATTTACAAGTTTCTTAAGGATGAGCGCAACAACCTCAAATTGGAGAAGGATGCAATACGTGATCAGTATAAACGTGATCTTGAGTCTCTTTCTTGTGATCGTCAAACCTTCATGAGCGAGTTAGAGTGTGAAAGGTCTGAGTGGttcaacaaaattcaaaaagaaCGTACAGAGATTTTGCGAGACATTGAAGTGCAGAAAAATGAACTTGTGAACCGTGTTGAAAAGAGGCGTGAAGAGATAGAAAGTTATCTCAAGGAAAGAATGGAAGTTTTTgatgaagaaaagaagaaagaacttCAGGAGATTGCTTCTCTTAGAGAAACTGTGCAGAAGGAAATGGAATTTGTTAACTCAGAAATGAAAAGACTGGATACTGAAAAAAAGGAGATCCAATTGGACCGTGAAAAACGAGATGAGGAATGGGCTGAGCTAAATCGTTCTATAGAAGAACTTAAGTTGCAgagagagaaattggaaaaacaGAGAGAACTACTGCATGCAGATAGGGGAGAGATTCTTGCTCAGATTGAGGAATTGAAGAAATTGGAGGACTTAAAAGTCATTCCAGATCGTATCACTCCACGAAAGGTGCCGGCAAAGAATAAAATAGATTCAAATGGTACTGCGCACAATTCAGGTCGATCAGATACTGGACCGTCTGCTCTCTCTGCTCCTTTGTCTTGGCTTAAGCGCTGTGCTGATACACTGCTtgagcaaactccaagtagcaAAAAGAGAAGGCAAGAGAAAGATGTTGCTTTGGACAGTTTTTCTCCAAG TGCATTATCAAAAGAAGCAAATGCTGCAGAGGCTGTGAATGCTGCAAAACCAATTAACCAAACTCCTGTTGGTGCTGAGGAGACCACTGTATATATAGATAAAATCATAACGATTCGGGAAGTAACCTCAGTAGATGTTGGAAGAGCTAGTGGGGATAGTCAG GAGTTTGTGCCCCAAGAAAGTGACGATATACTTGATAACAATAATGGGCTAAAGAGCAATGACAATATAAACCTTGAGACCGAAGCTAGAGTGGCGAGGTAG
- the LOC140011194 gene encoding uncharacterized protein: MATPPFPLVLSFLILLSLSSSANSYPPRSSKHAPRFLGKFSHLHQPTDQKYETRYFEQRLDHFSFADLPSFRQKYLINTQHWLGPSRLGPILFYCGNEGNIEWFAANTGFVWEIAPRFGAMIIFPEHRYYGESMPYGSREIAYKNASTLSYLTAEQALADYAVFITELKRNLSAQACPVVLFGGSYGGMLAAWMRLKYPHIAIGALASSAPVLQFEDIVPPETYYDIVSNDFRRESISCFNTIKESWDIIASKGEENDGLNQLTKAFHFCRKLDSSEDLSDWLDSAYSYLAMADYPYPADFLMPLPGNPIKELCRRIDSCPDGTSTLQRVYEGVNVYYNYTGTVDCFNLDDDPHGMIGWDWQACTEMVMPFASSKNTSMFPEFEYNYADDEERCLKDYNVKPRPTWISTEFGGHDFKNVLKKFGSNIIFSNGLLDPWSGGSVLEDVSETIVALVTEKGAHHLDLRAATDEDPDWLVDQRESEVKLIKKWLQEYYDNKRATFTA; this comes from the exons ATGGCCACTCCACCATTCCCTCTCGTGCTCTCTTTCCTAATCCTTCTGTCCCTCTCCTCCTCAGCTAACTCTTATCCCCCTCGATCTTCCAAACATGCCCCTCGCTTTCTCGGTAAATTCTCCCACCTCCACCAACCGACGGACCAAAAATACGAGACCCGATACTTTGAGCAGCGGCTTGACCACTTCAGCTTCGCCGACCTCCCATCTTTCCGCCAGAAATACTTGATCAATACTCAGCACTGGCTGGGGCCTTCCCGTCTCGGCCCCATCCTCTTCTACTGCGGCAATGAAGGCAATATTGAATGGTTCGCTGCCAACACTGGCTTTGTTTGGGAAATTGCCCCCCGCTTCGGCGCCATGATCATTTTTCCAGAG CACCGGTACTACGGGGAGTCAATGCCATATGGAAGTCGGGAGATTGCATACAAGAACGCGAGTACATTGTCATACTTAACAGCTGAGCAAGCGCTTGCTGATTATGCTGTTTTCATCACTGAGCTTAAACGGAATCTTTCTGCTCAAGCTTGCCCTGTAGTCTTATTTGGTGGATCGTATGGAGGAA TGCTGGCAGCATGGATGCGGCTAAAGTATCCTCATATTGCTATTGGGGCATTGGCTTCCTCAGCACCAGTTCTTCAGTTTGAAGATATTGTGCCTCCTGAAACTTACTATGACATAGTCTCTAATGATTTTAGA CGCGAGAGTATTAGCTGCTTCAACACAATCAAAGAGTCTTGGGATATAATTGCATCAAAGGGAGAAGAAAACGATGGACTTAACCAGCTGACAAAGGCTTTTCATTTCTGTCG GAAGCTGGATAGCAGTGAAGATCTTTCTGATTGGCTCGACTCTGCTTATAGTTATTTGGCAATGGCTGACTATCCATATCCTGCTGACTTCTTGATGCCTTTGCCTGGGAATCCAATAAAAGAG ctATGCAGAAGGATTGACAGTTGTCCTGATGGGACAAGCACCCTGCAGCGTGTATATGAAGGAGTTAATGTCTACTATAATTACACTGGAACCGTTGATTGCTTTAACCTGGATGACGACCCCCATGGCATGATCGGGTGGGATTGGCAG GCTTGTACTGAAATGGTTATGCCATTTGCTAGTAGCAAAAACACGAGCATGTTTCCAGAATTTGAGTATAATTATGCTGATGATGAGGAACGATGTCTGAAGGATTATAATGTCAAGCCAAGGCCTACATGGATTTCTACTGAATTTGGTGGACAT GATTTCAAAAATGTTCTGAAAAAATTTGGTAGTAACATCATTTTCTCAAACGGCCTATTAGATCCATGGAGTGGCGGCAG TGTTCTGGAGGATGTTTCAGAAACTATTGTTGCACTTGTTACAGAAAAAG GTGCTCATCACTTAGATTTACGCGCAGCAACCGATGAGGATCCCGATTGGTTAGTGGACCAACGGGAATCTGAAGTGAAGCTGATCAAGAAGTGGTTGCAGGAGTACTACGATAACAAAAGGGCAACATTCACGGCGTAA
- the LOC140011477 gene encoding homeobox-leucine zipper protein HAT22-like: MGLDDVCSPGLVLGLGFPSTAENKPLKTDNQKSRKPSLLKSEQLANFEPSLTLSLSGGDTFDMLVKKLDATANKASNNEPPPSAADLHRQDSAASSFSNNSVKRERELGSSEEVEIERVSSRVSDEDDDGSNGRKKLRLTKVQSALLEESFKQHSTLNPKQKQDLARELSLRPRQVEVWFQNRRARTKLKQTEVDCEFLKKCCETLTDENRRLQKELQELKALKLAQPLYMQLPAATLTMCPSCERVGGVGENSSSKSPFSMAPKPHFFNPFTNPSAAC, from the exons ATGGGTTTGGATGATGTATGTAGCCCAGGCCTTGTATTAGGATTAGGCTTCCCGTCAACCGCCGAGAACAAACCACTGAAAACGGATAACCAGAAATCAAGAAAGCCATCCCTCCTCAAGTCCGAACAGTTGGCCAACTTTGAGCCGTCGCTGACCTTGAGCCTTTCCGGCGGCGACACTTTCGATATGCTAGTCAAGAAGCTGGATGCTACTGCTAATAAGGCCTCGAATAATGAGCCTCCACCTTCTGCTGCTGACTTGCATCGTCAAGATAGTGCTGCGTCGTCCTTCTCCAACAATAGCGTGAAGAGGGAGAGGGAGCTCGGGAGCAGCGAAGAGGTGGAGATCGAGAGAGTTTCGTCAAGAGTAAGTGACGAAGATGATGATGGTTCTAATGGAAGGAAGAAGCTTCGCCTCACAAAAGTTCAGTCTGCTCTTTTGGAAGAGAGCTTCAAGCAACATAGCACTCTCAATCCG AAGCAAAAGCAAGATTTGGCAAGGGAACTGAGTTTAAGGCCTCGACAAGTTGAGGTGTGGTTTCAGAACAGAAGAGCCAG GACGAAGCTTAAGCAAACGGAAGTAGACTGCGAGTTCTTGAAGAAATGCTGCGAGACGTTGACGGACGAGAACAGGAGGCTGCAGAAGGAGCTACAAGAACTGAAGGCGCTAAAACTAGCGCAGCCCTTGTACATGCAATTGCCAGCGGCTACACTGACGATGTGCCCCTCTTGCGAAAGGGTCGGCGGAGTTGGTGAAAACTCTTCCAGCAAGAGCCCATTTTCCATGGCCCCAAAACCGCACTTCTTTAATCCCTTCACCAATCCATCTGCAGCTTGTTAG